The DNA region ttctcttaaaaaaaaagtacactATTTACATTACTTCTAATATAACAATTTGTAAAACCCAATAagactttgtaaaaaaaaaaaacgcaatAATCCTGTGTAACATTCTAAATTGCCAGTAACACGACAATAACCAAACAAGGGTTTAGTGACTAAAGCGATTCTTTATCTTAGTGAGTCCTTGAGAAACCTCAAATTTGGTTTTGTTTGGGGTTTGTGCGAAGTTGGATCCAACGTAAAAATTGGACTCAGAATCTGTTTAAGGTCTGTCTCATCTGACAGTGGAAAGGATTATTGGGATTTCATATACACTTGTAATGACACCGCCTCGGAGAAGGAAATAGAGAAAGGGATATGTGTCCAGTTCTCCGATCCATCTAATCTTAATTCCCTACCAAAAATGACACATTGTAATAAATTTCAGGATGAAAAatagatcatttttttttcaagaattaaaaccaaattttggttTAGTTAcggaaactaaaaaaatattttagcaaaaaagaatataattatactagtttttagtttttttttttaaataaaaaaaactatataaatataattttattccttattttgTTGGTTGTGCATAAAGCAACACTTGAGTGAGTTACACCTTGCAATATCCCCTCTTTTGCCCGTAGACTCGCAGTCCACCCTACCCCGCCGCCACCATGGCCGATAACGATCACTCCCACTCCCAccctcaccaccaccaccaccaccaccaccaccgtcCTCATCGCCTCTCAGTGCCTCCGCGCAGCACCACATTCGGCGGCACTCCGGGAACCCAGCCCGCCTTCTGGTACTCCTCAAGCACAACCCCAACCCCAACCCCAACCCCCTCCAAAACCCGCCGTTCATTCTCCTTCCCGAAATCGAAATCGAAATCGAGATCCTCagtcttcctcctcctcttcttctcccTCCGCTCCCTCTACTCCCTCCTTCCCTTCCTCCGCTCCTCtccttccttctccctcttcccCTTCTCCTTCCTAGTCTCCctcctctccttctccctcaccctctccttctccctcttctcttcttcctccaccTCCTCCAAAGACCCCTTTCTCCACCACAAACCCAAACACCCTCTTCTCTCACCATCCCTCACACCCTTCCAGCAGAGAATCTTGGTCACCAAATCAATCCTCCTTGCCCTCGTCTTCCTCCTCCGCTTCCAGGCCCTCCGCTACTGCGGCACCGCCTCCATGATCCTCGCCGAGTTAATGGGCTCCATCGCTGCCCGGCCCAGAAACCCTTACAGGCACAACCTCCGCGGCttcctctccctctccctcggCCTCCTCCTGCTCTCCTTCGGCTGGGACCGGATCGAATGCTTCCCGTTCTCTCCCGCTTGCCTCACCCGCCGGATTTGGCCCTTGATCCTCCCTTTCGCCTCCGGCTTTCTCGCCCACTACCGGCTCGTGGACTCCGGGACTACTCTCAAACAGCTCGGCCGCAAACGGGTTCGGTTAATTACTCTCCTTTTCACTACTGTTATTCTATTTGTTCCCGCAGTTGTTAGTTTCTTCGTGTTTGAGACAGAAGAAGATAGTGTTGCCTTTGGGAATTTGGCGTGGCCATTGGTGAATACTGTTGTTTTCGGTGTGCTTTTGAGTGAGAGTTATAgtggtgatgataatgatgatgatgatagttTCGCGAGTTCGAGGGAGTTTCTGGTTACTTTTGTTTGCACTTTGGTGTTGGAGCTTTTTTATTTCCCTGAACTTTCCCTCTGGGGTTTGTTGCTTTGTGGTTTGTTGCTATATGTTGGTGTTAGAGACTTGGATCCTTTTCATTCTTCCAATGAAGGGGAGTTCTCGGGTGACATGATTATGAAGCCTATCAGACATGTTTTGAGCGAGAGGAAGTCGCGGAAGATTGCGCTTTTTCTTCTAATCAATGCTGGGTATATGGTTGTGGAGTTTGCTGCTGGGTTCATGAGCAATAGTCTTGGCCTGATATCGGATGCGTGCCACATGTTGTTTGATTGTGCTGCTTTGGCCATTGGGTTGTATGCATCGTATATATCTCGTTTGCCTGCAAATAATCACTATAACTATGGTAGAGGAAGATTTGAGGTTTTATCAGGGTATACTAATGCTGTGTTTCTGGTTCTTGTGGGAGCACTCATAGTGGTGGAGTCCTTTGAGAGGATATTGGATCCTCAGGAGATATCAACTAATAGCTTGTTGGTTGTCTCCATAGGAGGGCTTGTGGTCAATGTCATTGGCTTGATATTCTTTCATGAGGAGCATCATCATGCTCATGGCCATGTATTATCTGGATCATCATGCTCCCATTCGCACGCACACACGGAGTCGCATAGTCACCACACCCACCATGATCATGATCATGATCATCTGCATAGCCATGGTCACGAAACAACAATCCATGGAAGCAATCAAGAATATATATCAGTTTCAAGTGATTGCCGAGACGATTCATGCCCTGGTGATCATggccatcatcataatcataacCACTGTAGTCATGAGAGGAAGCATCATGGTGAGTGTCATGATCATGAAGACAAACACAGCATTCCGAGCTTTAAGCATCATGATGCTGCCGCCCACTGCCATGACCATGGTGAACATCATGATCAAACTGGGCACTCTTGTCATGAAGATGCTCCACTTGTTCGTAAAGAGCATGACCATCGCCATATTGATCACAATATGGAAGGGATATTTTTGCATGTTCTTGCTGACACCATGGGGAgtgttggtgttgttatatCTACCCTGTTGATTAAGTACAAGGGATGGCTTATTGCTGATCCTGCCTgctcaatttttatttctattttaattgtatCTTCTGTGATACCTTTGCTAAAAAATTCAGCAGAAGTTTTGCTCCAAAGAGTGCCA from Glycine soja cultivar W05 chromosome 8, ASM419377v2, whole genome shotgun sequence includes:
- the LOC114421600 gene encoding probable zinc transporter protein DDB_G0291141, giving the protein MADNDHSHSHPHHHHHHHHHRPHRLSVPPRSTTFGGTPGTQPAFWYSSSTTPTPTPTPSKTRRSFSFPKSKSKSRSSVFLLLFFSLRSLYSLLPFLRSSPSFSLFPFSFLVSLLSFSLTLSFSLFSSSSTSSKDPFLHHKPKHPLLSPSLTPFQQRILVTKSILLALVFLLRFQALRYCGTASMILAELMGSIAARPRNPYRHNLRGFLSLSLGLLLLSFGWDRIECFPFSPACLTRRIWPLILPFASGFLAHYRLVDSGTTLKQLGRKRVRLITLLFTTVILFVPAVVSFFVFETEEDSVAFGNLAWPLVNTVVFGVLLSESYSGDDNDDDDSFASSREFLVTFVCTLVLELFYFPELSLWGLLLCGLLLYVGVRDLDPFHSSNEGEFSGDMIMKPIRHVLSERKSRKIALFLLINAGYMVVEFAAGFMSNSLGLISDACHMLFDCAALAIGLYASYISRLPANNHYNYGRGRFEVLSGYTNAVFLVLVGALIVVESFERILDPQEISTNSLLVVSIGGLVVNVIGLIFFHEEHHHAHGHVLSGSSCSHSHAHTESHSHHTHHDHDHDHLHSHGHETTIHGSNQEYISVSSDCRDDSCPGDHGHHHNHNHCSHERKHHGECHDHEDKHSIPSFKHHDAAAHCHDHGEHHDQTGHSCHEDAPLVRKEHDHRHIDHNMEGIFLHVLADTMGSVGVVISTLLIKYKGWLIADPACSIFISILIVSSVIPLLKNSAEVLLQRVPRAHEHELKDALINVSKIRGVYGIQKFHSWNFTNTDVVGTMHLHVSTDTDKTSAKSQVLHLLRNAGIKDVTLQVECVG